From a single Loigolactobacillus coryniformis subsp. coryniformis KCTC 3167 = DSM 20001 genomic region:
- a CDS encoding NupC/NupG family nucleoside CNT transporter → MYLAVNIVGIFIFLAIAFAFSKNRRNIKWRSIILMLVINLVIAWFFTSFSVGTDIVKAAADGFNWLVDVAYEGIAFALASWVNVKQMDFVTSALLPILMIVPLFDILTYIGVLPFIIKWIGRGLAVITGQPKFESFFAVEMMFLGNTEALAVSSLQLKQMKAERDLTLAMMSMSCVTASILGAYTQMMPGQYILTAVPINIINAIIVTNLLNPLTVTPEEDTIARMTGSNSSDASDTDAPAKREPFFSFLGDSILGAGRLILIIAANVIAFVALAALIDKILMLINPWLTLEHILGIIMFPFAWLTGLNVDDAFKFAQFMGTKLVTNEFVVMGKVTGSINNYAPHFKAMLTVFLTSFANFSTVGMIIGAFKGLVDKEKNDLISANVGYLLLSGILVSLLSAGIVGVFVW, encoded by the coding sequence ATGTACTTAGCTGTCAATATTGTCGGGATCTTTATTTTTCTCGCCATTGCATTTGCTTTCTCAAAGAATCGGCGCAACATCAAATGGCGTTCGATTATTTTAATGTTAGTTATAAACCTTGTTATTGCGTGGTTCTTTACCAGTTTCTCAGTTGGTACTGATATTGTTAAGGCGGCCGCAGATGGCTTTAACTGGTTAGTTGATGTTGCTTATGAAGGGATCGCGTTTGCATTAGCAAGCTGGGTCAACGTTAAGCAGATGGACTTTGTTACCAGCGCACTATTACCAATTTTAATGATCGTGCCATTATTTGATATTTTAACTTATATTGGTGTACTACCTTTTATTATTAAATGGATTGGCCGTGGCTTAGCTGTAATTACTGGTCAACCAAAGTTTGAATCATTTTTCGCCGTTGAAATGATGTTCTTAGGCAATACAGAAGCCTTGGCTGTTTCTAGCTTACAATTGAAACAAATGAAGGCAGAACGTGATTTAACCTTGGCGATGATGTCAATGAGTTGTGTGACGGCTTCAATCCTTGGGGCTTATACACAGATGATGCCAGGCCAATATATTTTAACGGCCGTACCGATTAATATTATTAACGCTATTATTGTGACTAATCTACTTAACCCACTAACTGTTACGCCAGAAGAAGACACGATTGCGCGGATGACTGGGAGTAACAGTAGTGATGCCAGTGATACGGACGCACCAGCTAAACGGGAACCATTTTTCTCCTTCTTAGGTGATTCCATTCTAGGTGCTGGTCGTCTTATTTTGATCATCGCGGCTAATGTTATTGCCTTCGTGGCTTTAGCTGCCTTAATCGATAAAATCTTAATGTTGATCAATCCTTGGTTAACGTTGGAACACATCTTAGGAATCATCATGTTCCCATTTGCTTGGTTGACCGGGTTGAACGTTGACGATGCCTTCAAGTTTGCTCAATTCATGGGGACAAAATTAGTAACCAACGAATTTGTAGTCATGGGTAAAGTAACAGGCTCAATCAACAACTATGCGCCACATTTTAAGGCAATGTTGACGGTTTTCCTAACTTCATTCGCTAACTTCTCAACGGTCGGTATGATTATCGGTGCCTTCAAGGGCTTAGTTGATAAGGAAAAGAATGATTTGATCTCGGCTAATGTCGGTTACTTATTACTTTCCGGTATTTTAGTTTCCTTGCTGTCAGCGGGGATCGTCGGTGTTTTCGTTTGGTAA
- the rihA gene encoding pyrimidine-specific ribonucleoside hydrolase RihA, with the protein MVKKIILDCDPGHDDAIALMMAVASPEIDLLAVTASAGNQTPQKTLNNVLRMLTLLGQTDIPVAGGNQKPLLQNLQIAESVHGETGLDGTELPEPAFAAQSIPAVELIAQTLRASDEPVTLVVTGPMTNAALFLSVHPELKDKLAQIVFMGGAMGLGNWTPQVEFNMFVDPEAAKLVIDTGVPLVMAGLDVTHKAQILPADVTAFREIGNPVAKAIADLLDFYHIYYSQPKWGFKGTPVHDPCTIAWLIEPTLFDTVKRNLDIETTGTLTRGETIIDYYELTGKPINAEILLDIDRTKFVDLITQCLHAFD; encoded by the coding sequence ATGGTAAAGAAGATTATTTTAGATTGTGATCCAGGCCACGATGATGCAATTGCGTTAATGATGGCTGTTGCGTCCCCAGAAATTGATTTGTTGGCGGTCACAGCGTCAGCGGGGAACCAAACACCGCAAAAAACGCTGAATAATGTGTTGCGTATGTTGACGCTGTTAGGGCAGACGGATATTCCAGTTGCTGGAGGAAATCAAAAGCCGTTATTACAAAATCTACAGATTGCTGAAAGTGTTCATGGTGAAACTGGATTGGATGGGACTGAATTACCTGAACCTGCCTTTGCGGCGCAATCGATCCCAGCAGTTGAATTGATCGCGCAAACGTTACGTGCGAGTGATGAACCAGTGACCTTAGTCGTTACCGGACCAATGACGAATGCGGCGTTATTCTTGTCAGTTCACCCAGAACTAAAAGATAAATTAGCGCAGATCGTTTTTATGGGCGGTGCAATGGGCTTAGGCAATTGGACCCCACAAGTCGAATTCAATATGTTTGTCGATCCGGAAGCAGCTAAATTAGTGATCGATACAGGCGTACCACTGGTGATGGCTGGGTTAGATGTGACCCATAAGGCACAGATTCTGCCCGCCGATGTCACTGCATTTCGCGAAATTGGTAACCCAGTTGCCAAAGCGATTGCTGATTTGCTGGACTTCTATCATATTTACTACAGCCAGCCAAAGTGGGGATTCAAGGGGACACCAGTGCACGATCCATGTACGATTGCTTGGCTGATCGAACCAACATTGTTTGACACCGTAAAGCGTAATTTAGATATTGAAACTACTGGTACATTGACACGCGGCGAGACGATCATTGATTATTATGAACTAACCGGTAAGCCAATCAATGCTGAAATCTTACTAGATATTGATCGGACAAAATTTGTTGATTTGATCACGCAATGTTTACATGCATTTGACTAA
- a CDS encoding VTT domain-containing protein encodes MPQLIDFILHIDEHLVTIVNQFGNSTYLVLFLMIFIETGVVILPFLPGDSLLFAASALAANQAFNLNIWLLLAVFFAAAVLGDSVNYEIGKRVGLAASNNSFFGRFLDQQKLSKAEAFFNKHGGKTIAIARFMPFIRTFAPFISGGSHMNYRKFIHYNVLGGFLWVALCCTAGYFFGNIPVVQDNFSLVVLGIIGISLLPIIVTYCRGRLNRKPESL; translated from the coding sequence ATGCCCCAATTAATTGATTTTATTTTGCACATTGACGAACATCTAGTGACGATCGTTAACCAATTCGGTAACTCAACTTACCTCGTATTGTTCTTAATGATCTTCATCGAAACCGGTGTGGTGATCTTGCCATTTTTACCGGGGGATTCATTATTATTTGCCGCTAGTGCGTTAGCCGCCAATCAGGCCTTTAACCTAAACATTTGGTTACTGTTAGCGGTGTTCTTCGCCGCTGCAGTACTCGGTGATAGCGTTAATTATGAAATCGGTAAGCGCGTTGGTTTGGCCGCCAGCAACAATTCATTTTTCGGTCGTTTTCTTGATCAACAGAAGTTGAGCAAAGCTGAAGCCTTCTTCAACAAACATGGTGGCAAAACGATTGCAATCGCGCGCTTCATGCCATTCATTCGTACCTTTGCCCCCTTTATTTCTGGTGGTAGCCATATGAATTATCGCAAGTTTATCCATTATAATGTATTGGGCGGTTTTCTCTGGGTGGCACTATGTTGTACTGCCGGCTACTTCTTTGGCAACATCCCCGTTGTGCAAGATAATTTCTCATTAGTTGTTTTAGGCATTATCGGTATCTCACTATTACCAATTATTGTGACTTACTGCCGTGGTCGACTTAACCGTAAGCCAGAATCACTGTAG
- a CDS encoding GNAT family N-acetyltransferase, translating to MRLAQNLETTNLQLRVLTTAELPTLFELWSDPQVTHFMNIEPMQSIAEARQMVDLFSQAADGDSAVRYGIWYQQHLIGTCGYNEINWQLQRAEIGYELATNAWHQGFGTELVGALVADAFQHLQLQRLEAYVLPDNIASQRVLTHNHFQKEGRLRHYEQTDSGFSDIDLYSCIAGLDIGGKTLDNN from the coding sequence ATGCGCTTAGCACAAAATTTAGAAACGACCAACTTACAGTTGCGCGTTTTAACAACTGCAGAGTTGCCGACTTTATTCGAACTGTGGTCCGATCCACAAGTGACACATTTTATGAACATTGAACCAATGCAATCAATTGCTGAAGCTAGGCAAATGGTTGATCTGTTTAGTCAAGCGGCCGATGGCGATAGTGCGGTGCGGTATGGTATTTGGTATCAACAACACCTGATCGGCACTTGTGGTTATAATGAAATTAATTGGCAGTTGCAACGAGCTGAAATTGGTTATGAGTTGGCAACTAACGCGTGGCACCAAGGTTTTGGTACTGAGTTAGTGGGTGCATTGGTAGCTGATGCCTTCCAACATTTACAGTTGCAGCGTTTAGAAGCCTACGTTTTGCCAGATAATATTGCTTCACAACGTGTGCTGACACATAATCATTTCCAAAAAGAAGGGCGTTTACGCCACTATGAGCAAACTGACAGTGGTTTTAGCGACATTGACCTTTACAGCTGCATTGCTGGCTTAGATATTGGGGGAAAAACACTTGATAACAATTGA
- a CDS encoding bifunctional metallophosphatase/5'-nucleotidase: MTESIHILHTNDIHSHLEHWPRIRRWLLAEQTKLRQSGSTVVTLDIGDAMDRVHPLTEATDGRANVALFNQIGYDAVTIGNNEGIGNSQEQLNQLYDQANFDVVLANLRDRKTKQPPKWALQTKIITTAAGTRIALFGLTAPYISTYRPNGWEPELAQQVLPELLAELAGKADVLVLLSHLGLDVDKWIAKNYPAITVIIGSHTHHLLINGLLVNQSLLAAAGRYGQYIGHITLTIDAHHRVLTRQAGVVKTSELPVAPGDRAEIAGYRRHGHQQLKRQKIATLSKTLSAQPVGNSPQMTVALHAVAQAAGTDVAFLNTGIFLAPFKKGIITADDLHQALPHAMHLLRIRLRGYDVWRLVQEIEKARLFLRHFELHGLGFRGKLFGDMVYQGLSWDSADRTVKWRGQPLDPDRVYTMAAVDTYLYFPFFPTIEIVGETEVLFPGVLRNAIADYLKHSELK; encoded by the coding sequence ATGACGGAAAGTATCCATATTTTGCATACGAATGATATACATTCACACTTGGAACACTGGCCCCGAATTCGGCGTTGGTTATTAGCTGAGCAAACAAAATTGCGCCAAAGCGGGTCAACTGTGGTGACGTTGGATATTGGGGATGCAATGGATCGGGTTCACCCTTTGACCGAGGCAACTGACGGTCGCGCAAACGTGGCACTGTTTAATCAAATTGGTTACGATGCGGTGACTATTGGTAACAACGAAGGTATTGGTAATTCACAGGAGCAGTTAAATCAGCTTTATGATCAAGCTAATTTTGACGTTGTTTTAGCTAATTTGCGGGATCGGAAAACGAAGCAACCGCCAAAATGGGCGTTGCAGACTAAGATCATTACAACTGCCGCTGGTACACGTATCGCTTTGTTTGGGCTGACAGCTCCGTATATTTCGACTTATCGGCCAAATGGATGGGAACCTGAGTTAGCGCAACAAGTGTTACCAGAGTTGTTGGCGGAGTTAGCGGGTAAAGCCGATGTTTTAGTTCTATTGTCACATTTAGGCTTAGATGTGGATAAATGGATTGCTAAAAACTATCCAGCAATCACCGTCATTATTGGAAGCCACACCCATCATTTGCTGATCAATGGTTTATTAGTTAATCAATCGCTGTTAGCGGCGGCGGGTCGCTATGGGCAGTATATTGGTCATATTACATTAACAATCGATGCCCACCATCGTGTGTTGACAAGGCAGGCCGGCGTGGTTAAAACCAGTGAGTTACCGGTGGCACCAGGTGATCGTGCTGAAATTGCTGGTTATCGTCGCCATGGGCACCAACAACTAAAGCGCCAAAAAATTGCGACGTTATCAAAAACATTGAGCGCACAACCTGTGGGGAATTCACCGCAAATGACAGTTGCTTTACACGCCGTTGCTCAGGCAGCTGGGACGGATGTGGCCTTTTTGAATACGGGAATATTTTTAGCGCCTTTTAAGAAGGGCATCATCACGGCTGATGATCTACATCAAGCTTTACCGCACGCGATGCATTTATTGCGTATTCGGCTACGCGGCTATGATGTTTGGCGCTTGGTGCAAGAAATCGAAAAAGCGCGCTTGTTTTTACGCCACTTTGAATTGCATGGATTGGGTTTTCGTGGTAAGTTATTTGGCGACATGGTTTATCAGGGGTTGAGCTGGGATTCGGCCGACCGTACGGTTAAATGGCGTGGCCAGCCACTAGATCCCGATCGTGTCTATACTATGGCCGCGGTGGATACTTATTTGTATTTTCCGTTTTTCCCGACAATTGAAATTGTTGGTGAAACGGAGGTGCTTTTCCCTGGCGTTTTACGCAATGCGATTGCGGATTATTTAAAGCATAGTGAGTTAAAGTGA
- a CDS encoding YutD family protein, which yields MNTEKKQPKATERPATINLAAEITAAVQTDDTPEIERVLMESDNMLTIDGRPYELVANYHDGFDKDKLAARFSDILTKYDYIVGDWGYEQLRLKGFYAENNKRAHRDQLITTLEDYLYEYCNFGCAYFVLQRLGTPKRDNSTGNSSKRRRTRSPRRRQQAHTSEHREQADPLKRKNVRAETNNKSPRKRHFTIRKQKATKPTKKVH from the coding sequence ATGAACACTGAAAAAAAACAGCCTAAAGCAACTGAAAGGCCAGCTACGATCAATTTGGCTGCTGAGATCACCGCAGCCGTTCAAACTGACGATACGCCAGAAATTGAGCGAGTTTTGATGGAGTCGGACAATATGTTGACGATCGATGGTCGGCCGTATGAACTGGTGGCTAATTACCATGATGGCTTTGATAAAGACAAGTTGGCCGCTCGTTTTAGTGATATTTTAACGAAATATGATTATATCGTCGGCGATTGGGGCTACGAACAGTTGCGGCTAAAGGGTTTTTATGCTGAAAATAATAAGCGGGCCCACCGTGACCAATTGATCACAACGTTAGAAGATTATTTATATGAGTATTGTAATTTTGGTTGTGCTTATTTTGTGTTGCAGCGTTTAGGTACGCCCAAACGAGACAATAGTACTGGTAACAGCTCAAAACGGCGGCGGACGCGTTCACCACGACGGCGGCAGCAAGCACACACTAGTGAACATCGTGAGCAAGCTGATCCACTGAAACGTAAAAATGTACGGGCGGAGACTAATAATAAATCGCCGCGCAAACGCCATTTTACGATCAGAAAGCAAAAGGCAACTAAACCAACTAAGAAAGTGCATTAA
- a CDS encoding nucleoside hydrolase, which produces MAQKKMILDLDTGIDDALAIAYALASDEVDLIGITSTYGNVVTAEAGQNSLRILELLGRTDIPVYLGLPHSSTTDHFDVMQVSKDIHGVNGIGEVSLPTAQRAVENKSAVDFMIEAARQYGDDLIIVPTGPMTNLAAALAQAPEITALVGNVTFMGGALTVPGNVTEVGEANINQDPAAADQVLRSPFNLTMVGLDVTLRTLLTKKETQLWRDLGTKSSVAFANIVDYYIDAYAALNPQLHGCALHDPLAVGVALDPSLVQTIGLNMKVETEAPFAARTVGDVDRLDLPTTNVQVAVNVDVPKYLQRFMHRLTALFAHN; this is translated from the coding sequence ATGGCGCAGAAAAAAATGATCTTAGATTTGGATACTGGGATCGATGATGCATTGGCAATTGCTTATGCGTTAGCAAGCGATGAGGTTGATTTGATTGGTATTACCAGCACGTACGGTAACGTGGTTACAGCTGAAGCTGGCCAAAATAGTTTGCGGATCTTAGAGTTGCTGGGGCGGACGGATATTCCCGTTTACTTAGGCTTACCGCATTCATCGACGACTGATCATTTCGATGTTATGCAGGTTAGCAAAGACATTCATGGCGTCAACGGTATTGGCGAGGTGAGCTTACCAACTGCCCAACGTGCAGTAGAGAATAAATCAGCGGTTGATTTCATGATCGAAGCAGCACGTCAATATGGTGACGACTTGATCATTGTACCAACTGGACCGATGACTAATTTGGCGGCGGCTTTAGCCCAAGCGCCAGAAATAACGGCTTTGGTCGGCAACGTTACTTTTATGGGCGGTGCGCTGACTGTGCCTGGTAATGTGACTGAGGTAGGTGAAGCCAATATTAATCAAGATCCAGCTGCGGCGGATCAGGTTCTGCGGAGCCCGTTTAATTTAACGATGGTGGGCTTGGATGTTACCTTGCGCACCTTATTAACTAAAAAAGAAACGCAATTATGGCGTGATCTCGGCACGAAATCTAGTGTGGCTTTCGCGAATATCGTCGATTATTATATTGATGCGTATGCTGCATTGAATCCGCAATTACATGGTTGTGCGCTACATGATCCTTTAGCAGTGGGCGTAGCTTTGGATCCAAGTCTAGTCCAAACAATCGGCCTTAATATGAAAGTTGAAACGGAGGCGCCATTTGCTGCGCGGACAGTTGGGGATGTTGACCGTCTTGATTTACCAACCACTAACGTTCAAGTAGCCGTAAATGTGGATGTACCGAAGTATTTACAACGTTTTATGCATCGCTTAACTGCTTTATTTGCCCATAACTAA
- a CDS encoding metallophosphoesterase, protein MQYFTADTHFFHEQLLGNNDFAPRLFDSVEEMNQAIITAWNRRVTDRDIVYHLGDIAMRPSNYPGNDEVLEVLQQLNGQLILIKGNHDNRALFKFLAKHNSMIAPGRPKFQFHDVGVLIKANHFQFFMTHYPLMMGIVKQTMNLHGHIHHSSVPLAENINVGVDAPELDLLAHKLPFGTPLSVAEIFEIYTKKAALLAKQHKN, encoded by the coding sequence ATGCAGTATTTTACAGCAGATACACATTTTTTTCATGAACAATTATTAGGTAACAATGATTTTGCGCCGCGTTTGTTTGATTCGGTTGAAGAAATGAATCAAGCAATTATAACAGCATGGAATCGGCGAGTCACTGATCGCGATATTGTCTACCATTTAGGGGATATTGCTATGCGACCAAGTAATTATCCAGGTAATGACGAAGTATTAGAAGTTTTACAACAATTAAATGGGCAGTTGATCTTGATCAAAGGGAACCATGATAATCGTGCTTTGTTCAAGTTTTTGGCAAAGCATAACTCAATGATCGCTCCAGGACGACCAAAATTTCAGTTTCACGATGTTGGTGTTTTGATCAAAGCTAATCATTTTCAGTTTTTTATGACGCATTATCCATTAATGATGGGCATAGTTAAGCAAACCATGAATTTACACGGACATATTCATCATTCTAGTGTACCGTTAGCTGAAAATATTAATGTTGGTGTGGACGCACCAGAATTGGACTTGTTGGCGCATAAATTACCGTTTGGAACACCATTATCGGTGGCAGAAATTTTCGAAATTTACACAAAAAAAGCGGCGCTATTAGCGAAGCAACACAAAAATTAA
- the rpiA gene encoding ribose-5-phosphate isomerase RpiA: MTQDELKKMVGDLAATYVKDGMVVGLGTGSTVKFMVDALGHRVAKEGLKIVGVPTSDRTAAQGRKLGIPIKAVDEVDQIDLTIDGADQIDADFQGIKGGGAAHLFEKIVAINSKRNMWIVDESKMAPKLGSFPLPLEVIPYGSQQLFKRLAAKGLHPAFREQAGQRVLTDSKNYVIDLHLGQIDDAFRLAQYLNQQVGIVEHGLFLNVVNTVIVGYADGPKVLQAPERPNYRDLKA; this comes from the coding sequence ATGACTCAAGATGAACTGAAAAAAATGGTCGGCGATCTAGCCGCAACTTATGTAAAAGACGGGATGGTCGTTGGCCTAGGAACTGGCAGTACGGTTAAATTTATGGTTGATGCCTTAGGCCATCGTGTCGCCAAAGAAGGTCTAAAGATCGTCGGTGTACCGACATCGGATCGAACTGCAGCACAAGGCCGTAAGTTAGGCATTCCAATCAAGGCTGTGGATGAAGTAGATCAGATTGATTTAACGATCGATGGTGCTGATCAGATCGATGCTGATTTTCAAGGAATCAAAGGTGGCGGTGCCGCTCATTTATTTGAGAAAATCGTGGCAATCAATTCTAAACGCAATATGTGGATCGTGGATGAATCCAAAATGGCGCCAAAATTAGGTAGTTTTCCGTTGCCATTAGAAGTGATCCCCTATGGTAGTCAACAATTATTTAAACGTTTAGCTGCTAAAGGTCTGCATCCTGCATTTCGGGAGCAAGCTGGGCAACGCGTTTTAACAGATTCTAAAAATTATGTGATCGATTTACATCTAGGTCAAATCGATGATGCTTTCCGCTTAGCACAGTACCTCAATCAGCAAGTGGGCATCGTAGAACACGGATTATTTTTAAATGTTGTGAACACCGTCATCGTCGGCTACGCTGATGGTCCTAAAGTGTTACAAGCGCCAGAACGTCCAAATTATCGTGATCTTAAAGCTTAA
- a CDS encoding IS30 family transposase, translated as MQEQNTTVREKGHHLTSFERGRIATLHSQGYSNRAIARVIGVCHQTISNELRRGEIDQVKKVNGQRQYHREYSPEAAQAKYEANRMSCHRPLKLAGVADFIHYFTAHLHQDGWSPDAAVGRAKLEGLYQPEEMVSTKTLYHYIDAQLLEVRNLDLLEKNRRRTKHHHSPKHKRLAGRSIEERPKSIDQRQEFGHFELDTVVGKRNGQESVILTLIERQSRCQILRLIDGRDTDSVNYELAKICQEYGHIMKSVTADNGAEFAAAGTVLDGVADLYYAHPYRSSERGTNEAHNRMIRRDVPKGLSMDTLGPSDIQAVEAKLNNLPRRQSGYQTPKELFSAAAG; from the coding sequence ATGCAAGAACAGAATACCACAGTCCGAGAAAAAGGTCACCACCTAACTTCATTTGAGCGCGGCAGAATCGCCACGCTACACAGCCAAGGATACTCTAACCGCGCAATTGCTAGAGTTATCGGCGTTTGTCATCAAACAATCAGTAATGAACTACGCCGTGGTGAGATCGACCAAGTTAAAAAAGTGAACGGTCAACGGCAATATCACCGCGAGTACTCGCCAGAAGCGGCACAGGCCAAATACGAAGCTAACCGAATGTCCTGTCATCGACCTTTGAAACTCGCTGGTGTCGCTGACTTTATCCACTACTTTACGGCCCATTTGCACCAAGACGGTTGGTCGCCTGATGCCGCGGTGGGCCGTGCTAAACTTGAAGGCTTATATCAACCTGAGGAGATGGTTTCGACCAAGACGTTATACCACTATATCGATGCGCAACTACTTGAAGTCCGTAATCTTGATCTGCTCGAAAAAAACCGGCGCCGCACCAAACACCACCATTCACCCAAGCATAAGCGTCTGGCCGGACGAAGTATCGAAGAGCGACCTAAAAGTATTGATCAGCGCCAAGAGTTCGGTCACTTTGAGTTGGATACCGTAGTCGGTAAACGTAACGGCCAAGAAAGTGTTATTCTAACGCTGATTGAGCGCCAATCTCGCTGTCAGATCCTGCGTTTGATTGATGGCCGTGACACCGATTCAGTCAACTACGAACTGGCTAAGATCTGCCAAGAATACGGGCACATCATGAAGTCCGTTACCGCTGACAACGGGGCAGAGTTCGCAGCGGCGGGGACGGTGCTTGACGGCGTTGCCGACCTTTATTATGCCCACCCTTACCGCTCTTCAGAACGAGGCACAAATGAGGCGCATAATCGAATGATCCGTCGTGATGTGCCTAAGGGCCTGTCCATGGATACTTTAGGCCCTAGTGATATCCAAGCAGTGGAAGCCAAGCTAAACAACTTACCACGCCGGCAGTCAGGTTACCAAACCCCAAAAGAGCTTTTCTCCGCTGCCGCTGGCTAA
- a CDS encoding TIGR01906 family membrane protein: MGSLAGYRIKRGLWWVCLFFCLLSWVILLTFGSTWLYRLDVHLLGILTDVPMSVARLMRNYRQMLSYVMFPWVQHLQMSDFPSSYAGAQHFADVKQLVLVNNLVLVVTTPLSVYFLRQLRRQKLLWQLMRPVTVMAVIPFGLLLLLLANFQTFFTDFHQVLFHNQDWLFDPVTDPIINVLPETFFMHCFILAIILFEGCLLVAWLIGRRALNQLK; the protein is encoded by the coding sequence ATGGGAAGTTTAGCCGGCTATCGGATCAAGCGCGGCCTGTGGTGGGTGTGCTTGTTTTTCTGTTTGCTTAGCTGGGTGATTCTGTTAACGTTTGGCTCAACTTGGCTATATCGTTTGGATGTCCATTTACTCGGGATCTTGACTGATGTACCGATGAGTGTTGCCCGCTTGATGCGCAATTATCGCCAAATGCTAAGTTATGTGATGTTTCCCTGGGTGCAGCATTTACAAATGAGTGATTTTCCTAGTTCTTATGCAGGAGCGCAGCATTTTGCTGATGTCAAACAGTTAGTCTTGGTGAATAATCTGGTTTTAGTAGTCACAACGCCGCTAAGCGTCTATTTCTTGCGTCAATTGCGGCGTCAAAAGTTATTGTGGCAACTAATGCGTCCGGTAACGGTAATGGCCGTGATCCCGTTTGGGTTATTGCTACTTTTATTAGCTAATTTTCAAACCTTTTTCACCGATTTTCATCAAGTGTTGTTCCACAATCAAGATTGGCTATTTGATCCAGTGACAGATCCAATTATTAATGTGTTGCCAGAAACGTTTTTCATGCACTGTTTTATTTTGGCGATTATTTTATTTGAGGGCTGTTTATTGGTAGCTTGGCTGATTGGTCGACGAGCTTTAAACCAACTAAAATAG
- a CDS encoding TIGR01457 family HAD-type hydrolase — protein sequence MQKKYKAYFIDLDGTLYRGKEKIPAAARFIARLQAAGIPFLVLTNNTTQTPETVARNLTANYDMKIAPENVYTAGLATADYLKRLNLGKKVYAIGELGLKQAILNQGFSFDEYRPDYVVVGLDWDVTYRKFEKATLAIQRGAKFIGTNADTNLPNERGLVPGAGSVIALVERSTQQKATYVGKPEPIMLEAALAHFGLDKSEAIMVGDNYNTDIMAGINTGVDTLLVYTGYSKPADIEQVAVKPTYEVENLDQWEV from the coding sequence ATGCAGAAGAAATATAAGGCTTATTTTATTGATTTAGATGGTACATTATATCGCGGTAAAGAAAAGATTCCAGCGGCGGCGCGCTTTATTGCACGTTTGCAGGCAGCCGGGATCCCTTTTTTAGTTTTAACGAATAATACCACGCAAACACCTGAAACGGTAGCCCGGAATCTAACGGCTAATTACGACATGAAAATTGCACCAGAAAACGTTTATACTGCTGGCTTAGCTACCGCTGATTATTTGAAGCGATTAAACTTAGGAAAAAAGGTTTACGCTATTGGCGAATTAGGCTTGAAACAAGCAATTTTGAATCAAGGTTTCTCCTTTGATGAATACCGGCCAGATTACGTTGTGGTTGGTTTGGACTGGGATGTCACTTATCGTAAGTTTGAAAAAGCAACTTTGGCCATCCAGCGCGGGGCTAAATTTATTGGGACTAACGCGGACACTAATTTACCGAATGAGCGTGGCCTTGTTCCTGGCGCCGGCTCAGTGATTGCGTTAGTTGAACGCTCAACACAGCAAAAGGCGACTTATGTAGGTAAACCGGAGCCAATCATGTTGGAAGCGGCTTTGGCGCATTTTGGTTTAGACAAGTCTGAAGCAATCATGGTCGGTGATAATTATAATACTGACATTATGGCGGGGATTAATACTGGTGTGGATACCTTGTTGGTTTATACCGGTTATTCCAAGCCGGCGGATATTGAGCAAGTGGCGGTTAAACCGACTTATGAAGTTGAGAATTTAGATCAATGGGAAGTTTAG